One region of Blattabacterium cuenoti genomic DNA includes:
- a CDS encoding acetyl-CoA carboxylase carboxyltransferase subunit alpha: MEYLDFEKPIQEIQDQYINCLLIEKKSGVNMKEVCNQLKYKLKETIKKVHNNLTPWQRVQLSRHPNRPYTLDYIQYITKKDSFIELHGDRYFGDDKAIVGGFGKIEDVTFMLIGTQKGRNTKDRQYRRFGMPNPEGYRKALRLMKLSEKFRKPIVTFIDTPGAFPGIEAEKRGQGEAIGKNIYEIMCLKVPIIVLIIGEGASGGALGIGIGDKISMMENSWYSVISPESCSTILWGNWDKKEESAEALKLTAEDMYKLDLIDNIIKEPLGGAHFCPEKAFKLVKKQIMKHYKELYTIDVKSIIKNRKNKYISIGSFNEG; this comes from the coding sequence ATGGAATACTTAGATTTTGAAAAACCTATACAAGAAATTCAAGATCAATATATTAATTGTCTTCTTATAGAAAAAAAAAGTGGAGTGAATATGAAGGAAGTTTGTAATCAATTAAAATATAAATTAAAAGAAACTATTAAAAAAGTACATAATAATTTAACTCCTTGGCAAAGAGTACAATTATCTAGACATCCAAATAGACCTTATACTTTAGATTATATACAATATATAACAAAAAAAGATTCTTTTATAGAATTACATGGAGATCGTTATTTTGGAGATGATAAAGCTATAGTAGGTGGTTTTGGAAAAATAGAAGATGTTACTTTTATGTTAATAGGAACTCAAAAAGGAAGAAACACTAAAGATAGACAATATAGAAGATTTGGTATGCCTAATCCAGAAGGATATAGGAAAGCTTTGAGATTGATGAAGTTATCAGAAAAATTTCGTAAACCTATTGTTACTTTTATTGATACTCCAGGAGCTTTTCCTGGAATAGAAGCAGAAAAAAGAGGTCAAGGGGAAGCAATTGGAAAAAATATTTATGAAATTATGTGTTTAAAAGTTCCTATTATTGTATTAATTATTGGAGAAGGAGCAAGTGGAGGAGCTTTAGGAATTGGAATAGGAGACAAAATTTCTATGATGGAAAATTCTTGGTATTCTGTTATTTCACCTGAAAGTTGTTCTACTATACTTTGGGGAAATTGGGATAAAAAAGAAGAATCAGCAGAAGCATTAAAATTAACCGCAGAAGATATGTATAAATTAGATCTTATAGATAATATAATTAAAGAACCTTTAGGTGGAGCTCATTTTTGTCCAGAAAAAGCTTTTAAGCTTGTAAAAAAGCAAATAATGAAACATTATAAAGAATTATATACTATTGATGTGAAATCAATTATTAAAAATAGAAAAAATAAATATATTTCTATAGGTTCTTTTAATGAAGGATAA
- a CDS encoding cysteine desulfurase family protein, protein MKRAYLDNASTTPIRKEVLKVMIDILTHSFGNPSSVQHSYGREARSIIEESRIRIAKNINAYPSEIIFTSGGTEANNMILRTSVLYLGIKHILTSRLEHPSVFKTVLDLATYNKVTVNFIHINEKGIIDLNHMEEILKKNTYNKKLVSLMYANNEIGNLLEINQVIFLCKKYGAFFHSDTIQIIGNYPIDMKKLSIDFASASAHKFHGPKGIGFVFIRKNIQKKIKSIITGGNQEYGIRSGTENVCGIAGLSEALQLSCVNLLNHMNKIHNLKFYCISELKNLIPNIIFNGLSFDSNKSIPSILNFLYPIKKIDHLLYFHLDLMGVAVSKGNSCNSDAKKVSHVIQYITKESFLKKMMPIRVSFSIFNEKKDIDLFVRALQKIRNC, encoded by the coding sequence ATGAAACGAGCATATTTAGATAATGCATCTACAACTCCTATAAGAAAAGAAGTTTTAAAAGTAATGATTGATATATTAACACATTCATTTGGAAATCCATCTTCTGTACAACATAGTTATGGTAGAGAAGCTCGTTCTATTATAGAAGAATCTAGAATCCGTATAGCAAAAAATATTAATGCTTATCCTTCTGAAATTATTTTTACCTCTGGAGGAACTGAGGCAAATAATATGATATTAAGAACATCCGTATTATATTTAGGAATAAAACATATTTTAACTTCTAGATTAGAACATCCTTCTGTTTTTAAAACAGTGCTAGATTTAGCTACTTATAATAAAGTAACTGTAAATTTTATTCATATTAATGAAAAAGGTATAATAGATTTGAATCATATGGAAGAAATATTAAAAAAAAATACCTACAATAAAAAACTTGTGAGTTTAATGTATGCTAATAATGAAATTGGTAATTTATTAGAAATAAATCAAGTTATTTTTTTATGTAAAAAATATGGAGCTTTTTTTCATTCAGATACAATTCAAATTATAGGTAATTATCCTATTGATATGAAAAAATTATCTATTGATTTTGCTAGTGCTAGTGCACATAAATTTCATGGTCCAAAAGGAATAGGTTTTGTTTTTATTAGAAAAAATATACAAAAAAAAATAAAATCTATTATTACAGGTGGAAATCAAGAATATGGAATTCGTTCTGGTACAGAAAATGTATGTGGTATAGCAGGATTATCAGAAGCATTGCAGCTATCTTGTGTAAATTTATTAAATCATATGAATAAAATACATAATTTAAAATTTTATTGTATTTCAGAATTGAAAAATTTGATTCCAAATATTATTTTCAATGGGTTATCCTTTGATTCTAATAAAAGTATTCCTTCTATATTAAATTTTTTATATCCTATAAAAAAAATAGATCATTTATTATATTTTCATTTAGATTTAATGGGTGTAGCAGTCTCAAAAGGTAACTCTTGTAATAGTGATGCAAAAAAAGTATCTCACGTTATTCAATATATTACAAAAGAATCATTTTTAAAAAAAATGATGCCTATAAGAGTTTCTTTTAGTATTTTTAATGAAAAAAAAGATATAGATTTGTTTGTAAGAGCATTGCAAAAAATTAGAAATTGTTAA
- the dnaB gene encoding replicative DNA helicase — MSKMNRIEQNIENNYKIKKGKIPPQALDLEEAIIGSILIDRKGLDEIIDILFPEVFYKKEHQEIFKSIQKLYHNSKPVDLYTVLNELRINDKLKLSGGELYLIELTQKVISSAHIEYHSRIVLQKFFLRKLISISSDIIKKCYEENIDVFDLLDYAESKLFEINHKYLTTKKYETTQYIVNKAIEKIKKTKKEGLSGISSGFYKLDHITSGWQNSDLIIIASRPGMGKTTFMLSMVKNIVIKQKIPVIIFSLEMSSVQLITRLISSETGISSEKIKRASLSNLDWESLNHKTKNLKDAPLFIDDTPSLSIFNLRAKCRRLISQHGIKLILIDYMQLMGIHDHGYGFKLQNREQEISIISRSLKSIAKELDIPIIALSQLSRAVETRGGSKRPLLSDLRESGAIEQDADIVLFIYRPEYYGFKTWDYDNDSNSSCIGEAEIIIAKHRNGGLDKFRLKFISDQVKFSNLEEKKQIPFLWEEDYKKNILNNENNILSKYNKIDLNDDFFGEFNT; from the coding sequence ATGAGTAAAATGAACCGTATTGAACAAAATATAGAAAATAATTACAAAATTAAAAAAGGGAAAATACCACCTCAAGCATTAGATTTGGAAGAAGCTATAATAGGATCTATTTTAATAGATAGAAAAGGATTAGATGAAATTATTGATATACTTTTTCCTGAAGTTTTTTATAAAAAAGAGCATCAAGAAATATTTAAATCAATACAAAAATTATATCATAATTCTAAACCAGTAGATTTATATACTGTTTTAAATGAACTTCGTATAAATGATAAATTAAAATTATCAGGTGGGGAATTGTATTTGATAGAATTAACACAAAAAGTTATTTCTTCTGCACATATAGAGTATCATAGTCGTATAGTGTTGCAAAAATTTTTTTTAAGAAAATTAATTAGTATATCTTCTGATATTATTAAAAAATGTTATGAAGAAAACATAGATGTTTTTGATCTTTTAGATTATGCAGAATCAAAACTTTTTGAAATAAACCATAAATATTTAACAACAAAAAAATATGAAACTACTCAATATATTGTAAATAAAGCTATTGAAAAAATAAAAAAAACAAAAAAAGAAGGATTAAGTGGAATTTCCTCAGGATTTTATAAACTAGATCATATTACTTCTGGATGGCAAAATTCAGATTTAATTATAATAGCTTCTAGACCTGGAATGGGAAAAACAACTTTTATGTTATCAATGGTTAAAAATATTGTAATAAAACAAAAAATTCCTGTTATTATTTTTTCATTAGAAATGTCTTCTGTTCAATTGATTACACGATTAATTTCATCAGAAACTGGTATTTCTTCAGAAAAAATTAAAAGAGCAAGTTTATCTAATTTAGATTGGGAATCTTTAAATCATAAAACTAAAAATTTGAAAGATGCTCCATTATTTATAGATGATACTCCTTCTTTATCTATATTTAATTTGCGAGCAAAATGTCGTCGTTTAATATCCCAACATGGGATAAAATTAATATTAATAGATTATATGCAATTAATGGGAATACATGATCATGGATATGGGTTTAAATTACAAAATAGAGAACAAGAAATATCAATAATATCTAGAAGTTTGAAATCTATAGCTAAAGAACTTGATATTCCTATAATAGCTTTATCACAACTTTCTAGAGCAGTGGAAACAAGAGGTGGTAGTAAACGACCTTTATTATCTGATTTGAGAGAATCTGGAGCTATTGAACAAGATGCAGATATTGTATTATTTATATATAGACCTGAATATTATGGATTTAAAACTTGGGATTATGATAATGATTCTAATTCTTCTTGTATAGGTGAAGCTGAGATAATAATAGCAAAACATAGAAATGGAGGATTAGATAAATTTCGTTTAAAATTTATAAGTGATCAAGTTAAATTTTCTAATTTAGAAGAAAAAAAACAAATTCCATTTCTTTGGGAAGAAGACTATAAAAAAAATATTCTTAATAATGAAAATAATATATTATCAAAATATAATAAAATAGATTTAAATGATGATTTTTTTGGTGAATTTAATACATAA
- a CDS encoding succinate dehydrogenase/fumarate reductase iron-sulfur subunit, protein MKKFLNFKLKIWRQKNNKEKGNFYTYKIHNISPNSSFLEMLDILNNNIISDQKDYPISFDHDCREGICGMCSLYINGRAHGPDNLITTCQLHMRSFKNGETIYVEPWRAKPFPIIKDLIVDRSSFDRIIMSGGFISVNTFGKTVDGNMIPISKNKAEKAFDAAACIGCGACVAACKNRSAMLFVAAKVSQLALLPQGKIEKKERVLNMVNKMDEEGFGSCTNTKVCEIECPKGISTEYISFMNKEYICSFN, encoded by the coding sequence ATGAAAAAATTTCTCAATTTTAAATTAAAAATATGGAGACAAAAAAATAATAAAGAAAAAGGTAATTTTTATACTTATAAAATTCATAATATATCTCCAAATAGTTCTTTTTTAGAAATGTTAGATATATTAAATAATAATATTATATCTGATCAAAAAGATTATCCTATATCATTTGATCATGATTGTCGTGAAGGTATTTGTGGAATGTGTTCTTTATATATAAATGGAAGAGCTCATGGACCAGATAATTTAATAACTACTTGTCAATTACATATGCGTTCTTTTAAAAATGGAGAAACTATATATGTTGAACCTTGGAGAGCTAAACCTTTTCCTATAATTAAGGATCTCATTGTAGATAGATCTTCTTTTGATAGAATTATTATGTCTGGAGGTTTTATTTCTGTAAATACATTTGGAAAAACTGTAGATGGAAATATGATTCCTATTTCAAAAAATAAAGCTGAAAAAGCTTTTGATGCAGCTGCATGTATTGGATGCGGAGCATGTGTAGCAGCATGTAAAAATAGATCTGCTATGTTATTTGTTGCAGCAAAAGTATCACAACTAGCCTTGTTACCTCAAGGAAAAATAGAAAAAAAAGAAAGAGTATTGAATATGGTAAATAAAATGGATGAAGAAGGTTTTGGAAGTTGTACTAATACTAAGGTATGTGAAATAGAATGTCCAAAAGGAATATCTACTGAATATATTTCTTTTATGAATAAAGAATATATTTGTTCATTTAATTAA
- a CDS encoding succinate dehydrogenase cytochrome b subunit, producing MNRYNFFQSSIGKKVVMATTGIFLMIFLLLHLSVNLFLFSGEKTFNEAVSFMKNNFFIKIMEYILAIGFIFHILFGIKLHLYNKKIKGSVHYAKNNNISSFSSRSMIYTGILIFCFLILHLINFMIPMKYSNHNLSYYNLVVSLFKNPLYTLIYIFSFFILGIHLNHGFQSSFQSLGLSNKKRFFWIKKFGFFYFWFICSGFSIIAIWFFFNGN from the coding sequence GTGAATCGCTATAATTTTTTTCAATCTTCTATTGGAAAGAAAGTAGTAATGGCTACAACAGGTATTTTTCTAATGATTTTTTTGTTATTGCATTTAAGTGTTAATTTATTTCTTTTTTCAGGAGAAAAAACTTTTAACGAAGCAGTTTCTTTTATGAAGAATAATTTTTTCATTAAAATAATGGAATATATCCTAGCTATAGGATTTATATTTCATATTTTATTTGGAATTAAATTGCATTTATATAATAAAAAAATAAAAGGATCTGTTCATTATGCAAAAAATAATAATATATCATCATTTAGTAGTCGTAGCATGATATATACAGGTATTTTAATTTTTTGTTTTTTAATTTTACATTTGATAAATTTCATGATTCCTATGAAATATTCTAATCATAATTTATCGTACTATAATTTAGTTGTTTCTTTATTTAAAAATCCTTTATATACATTGATATACATATTTTCTTTTTTTATTTTGGGCATCCATTTAAATCATGGATTTCAATCCTCTTTTCAATCTTTAGGATTATCTAATAAAAAAAGATTTTTTTGGATAAAAAAATTTGGATTTTTTTATTTTTGGTTTATTTGTTCTGGTTTTTCTATTATTGCGATTTGGTTTTTTTTCAATGGTAATTGA
- the glmM gene encoding phosphoglucosamine mutase, with protein MILIKSSSGIRGTLGNKVGTGFSPIEIIKFSTGYVSWMKKKYKIKKKYLVVLGRDGRVTSALFQKLLIIIFQSLGVDVINIGLSTTPTVGIAVINEKADGGVMLTASHNPKNWNGLKIFNSYGEFLSEKDSKKLFTIMEKENYKFSSYKKLGNLFHKKNYVKKHIEKILSLPIIEKNIIKKAKLKIVVDGINSTGGIAVPLLLKHLGVHVIKMHCNPNREFIHNPEPIEKNLVEICKKVPKVKANLGISVDPDVDRVVFICENGDFFGEEYTLVSIADYILDKEIGPVVSTLSSSHTLKDISIKKGATFYQTPVGESHVIKKMKEVNAVVGGEGNGGIIYPKLRYGRDALVGIAIFLTQIVKLSKISLFELKKKYSNFFMSKKKIKYSFNKEKFLKNIKNKYKGKKIDFSDGIKIDLLNNEWIHIRKSNTENFIRIHTESCSKKRADFLAKKIVYEIKNYF; from the coding sequence TTGATACTTATTAAATCTTCATCCGGAATAAGAGGTACTTTAGGAAATAAAGTAGGAACAGGATTTTCTCCTATAGAGATCATTAAATTTTCTACAGGATATGTTTCTTGGATGAAAAAAAAATATAAAATAAAAAAAAAATATTTAGTAGTTTTAGGAAGAGATGGTAGAGTAACTTCTGCTTTATTTCAAAAATTATTAATAATTATTTTTCAAAGTCTTGGAGTAGATGTTATAAACATAGGTTTATCTACAACTCCTACTGTTGGTATAGCTGTTATAAATGAAAAAGCAGATGGTGGTGTTATGTTAACAGCTAGTCATAATCCAAAAAATTGGAATGGATTAAAAATATTTAATTCATATGGAGAATTTTTATCTGAAAAGGATTCAAAAAAATTATTTACTATAATGGAAAAAGAAAATTATAAATTTTCTTCTTATAAAAAATTAGGTAATCTTTTTCATAAAAAAAATTATGTTAAAAAACATATAGAAAAAATTCTTTCATTACCTATTATAGAAAAAAACATTATTAAAAAAGCTAAATTAAAAATTGTAGTTGATGGTATTAATTCTACAGGAGGTATAGCTGTTCCACTTCTTTTAAAACATTTAGGAGTTCATGTTATAAAAATGCATTGTAATCCTAATAGGGAATTTATACATAATCCTGAACCTATTGAAAAAAATTTAGTAGAAATTTGTAAAAAAGTACCAAAAGTAAAAGCTAATTTAGGAATATCTGTAGATCCTGATGTAGATAGAGTAGTTTTTATTTGTGAAAATGGAGATTTTTTTGGAGAAGAATATACTTTAGTATCTATAGCTGATTATATATTAGATAAAGAAATAGGGCCTGTTGTTTCTACTTTATCTTCTTCTCATACTTTAAAAGATATTTCTATAAAAAAAGGTGCTACTTTTTATCAAACTCCTGTTGGAGAATCTCATGTTATAAAAAAGATGAAGGAAGTAAATGCGGTTGTTGGAGGAGAAGGAAATGGAGGGATTATTTATCCAAAATTACGTTATGGAAGAGATGCTTTAGTTGGAATAGCTATATTTTTAACTCAAATAGTTAAGCTTTCTAAAATTTCATTATTTGAATTAAAAAAAAAATATTCTAATTTTTTTATGTCAAAAAAGAAGATTAAATATTCTTTTAATAAAGAAAAATTTTTAAAAAATATTAAAAATAAATATAAAGGTAAAAAAATTGATTTTAGTGATGGTATTAAAATTGATTTATTAAATAATGAATGGATACATATAAGAAAATCAAATACTGAGAATTTTATTAGAATACATACAGAAAGTTGTTCTAAAAAAAGAGCTGATTTTTTAGCGAAAAAAATTGTATATGAAATAAAAAATTATTTTTAA
- a CDS encoding fumarate reductase/succinate dehydrogenase flavoprotein subunit — MIKNYLKFNSKIPEGALNNKWNDHKSTLKLVSPNNRSNLEIIVVGTGLAGASASASLSELGYKVKVFCYQDSPRRAHSVAAQGGINASKNYKGDNDSIYQLFYDTIKGGDYRSREANVYRLAEMSSNIIDQCVAQGVPFARDYAGYLETRSFGGTKVSRTFYAKGQTGQQLLLACYSSMCRQISKGRIKMYNRHEMLDLVVIENVARGIISRNLISGEIEKHIAHAVVIASGGYGNVFFLSTNAMGSNSSAIWKVHKKGGFFANPCYTQIHPTCIPVHGSYQSKLTLMSESLRNDGRIWVPKKLEDAIAIRNGNKTSKDIKEEERDYYLERRYPSFGNLVPRDVASRAAKERCDKGLGIEDNETKEGVFLDFYYSIEKYGNEKANELGIKKISTSKKIKLGEKIIESKYGNLFHMYEKITNQNPYKNPMKIYPAVHYTMGGLWVDYNLMSSIPGCFVIGEANFSDHGANRLGASALMQGLADGYFILPYTIADYLSKYINYYNDKITIKHKNFNKSEKDVKDRIKKFIQNNGNIPVDFFHKKLGNIMWEYVGMSRNYKGLSKAIKNIQELREEFWKNVFIPGNNEYELNSELEKAGRIADFLELGELIAMDALNRKESCGSHFREEYQTIEGEALRNDVHYKYVSVWEHLENKSISDEIMHKENLNFNFVKIQTRSYK; from the coding sequence ATGATTAAAAATTATTTAAAATTTAATTCAAAAATTCCAGAAGGGGCATTAAACAATAAATGGAATGATCATAAATCTACTTTAAAATTAGTATCACCTAATAATAGATCTAATCTAGAAATTATTGTTGTAGGTACCGGATTAGCTGGAGCATCCGCATCCGCATCTTTATCTGAATTAGGATATAAAGTTAAAGTTTTTTGTTATCAAGATTCTCCTAGGAGAGCTCATTCTGTAGCCGCTCAAGGTGGTATTAATGCCTCTAAAAATTATAAAGGGGATAATGATTCTATTTATCAACTTTTTTATGATACAATTAAAGGTGGAGATTATAGATCTAGAGAAGCTAATGTTTATCGTTTAGCAGAAATGTCTTCAAATATTATAGATCAATGTGTAGCTCAAGGTGTTCCATTTGCTAGAGATTATGCTGGATATTTAGAAACTAGATCCTTTGGTGGAACAAAAGTTTCTAGAACTTTTTATGCTAAAGGACAAACAGGTCAACAACTTTTATTAGCTTGTTATTCTTCTATGTGTAGACAAATAAGTAAAGGAAGAATAAAAATGTATAATCGTCATGAAATGCTTGATTTAGTAGTTATAGAAAATGTAGCTAGAGGAATAATTTCCAGAAATTTAATTTCTGGAGAAATAGAAAAACATATAGCACATGCAGTAGTTATAGCATCTGGTGGTTATGGTAATGTATTTTTTTTATCTACTAATGCTATGGGATCTAATTCTAGTGCTATATGGAAAGTTCATAAAAAAGGTGGATTTTTTGCTAATCCTTGTTATACACAAATACATCCTACTTGTATTCCAGTACATGGAAGTTATCAATCTAAATTGACTTTAATGTCAGAATCATTAAGAAATGATGGAAGAATATGGGTTCCTAAAAAATTAGAAGATGCTATTGCTATACGAAATGGAAATAAAACATCTAAAGATATAAAAGAAGAAGAAAGAGATTATTATTTAGAAAGAAGGTATCCTTCTTTTGGTAATCTTGTACCAAGAGATGTAGCTTCTAGAGCTGCTAAAGAACGTTGTGATAAAGGATTAGGAATCGAAGATAATGAAACAAAAGAAGGTGTTTTTTTAGATTTTTATTATTCTATAGAGAAATATGGAAATGAAAAAGCAAATGAACTTGGAATAAAAAAAATTAGTACTTCAAAAAAAATAAAATTAGGAGAAAAAATCATAGAATCTAAATATGGTAATTTATTTCATATGTATGAAAAAATAACGAATCAAAATCCTTATAAAAATCCTATGAAAATTTATCCTGCAGTACATTATACAATGGGAGGATTATGGGTTGATTATAATTTAATGTCTTCTATACCTGGTTGTTTTGTTATAGGAGAAGCTAATTTTTCAGATCATGGAGCTAATAGACTTGGTGCTTCTGCACTAATGCAGGGATTAGCTGACGGTTATTTTATTTTACCATATACTATTGCGGATTATTTATCTAAATATATCAATTATTATAATGATAAAATAACTATTAAACATAAAAATTTTAATAAATCAGAAAAAGATGTAAAGGATAGAATTAAAAAATTTATTCAAAATAATGGAAACATACCTGTTGATTTTTTTCATAAAAAACTTGGAAATATCATGTGGGAATATGTAGGAATGAGTAGGAATTATAAAGGTTTATCTAAAGCTATAAAAAATATACAAGAACTTCGTGAAGAATTTTGGAAAAATGTATTTATACCTGGAAATAATGAATATGAATTGAATTCTGAATTAGAAAAAGCTGGACGTATAGCCGATTTTTTAGAATTAGGAGAATTAATAGCTATGGATGCATTAAATAGAAAAGAATCTTGTGGAAGTCATTTTAGAGAAGAATATCAAACAATAGAAGGAGAAGCTCTTCGTAACGATGTTCATTATAAATATGTTTCTGTATGGGAACATTTAGAAAATAAATCTATTAGTGATGAAATCATGCATAAAGAAAATTTAAATTTTAATTTTGTTAAAATTCAAACACGTTCTTATAAATAA
- a CDS encoding ABC transporter permease: MNFEWFFSKKTVDKDCVKNSSLRTIVIIIQLTIIFSLVITILTLSVGFGFKEIIKKKFTNVIGHILIMKKSKKPFFLSHIEKKFLISNYIQIHGISEKNVIICTNNKIEKYLFKGVYEDYNPIFFKYFIIKGKFCSEKKSYLCNDNILLSKKISSLLGLNIGSYIKIYFFYPKNGSLISKKFKVSGIYETGFPTFDNIYIIGNIKSIQHIFGWKEFFSEKIEIFLSSLSYFNLKIIEKKIKKFFPNFFVKKIENRYNNKYFKWLKIFNINIFIIIIIIFFALIVNIIAFILILILERIKTIGILKILGAKNKVIYKIFFFYVIKIFIPSLLIGNSISIGLLIIQKKFHIISLNKIHYFIDFVPIYFQIWYILIINLVIIFICFLTIFFSVLFVFNKMETLEVINFE; the protein is encoded by the coding sequence TTGAATTTTGAATGGTTTTTTTCTAAAAAAACAGTTGATAAAGATTGTGTTAAAAATAGTTCTCTTAGAACAATAGTTATAATTATACAATTAACAATAATTTTTAGTTTAGTTATAACTATTTTAACTTTATCTGTTGGATTTGGATTTAAAGAAATTATAAAAAAAAAATTTACAAATGTAATAGGTCATATTTTGATAATGAAAAAATCAAAAAAACCTTTTTTTTTATCTCATATAGAAAAAAAATTTTTGATTTCTAATTATATTCAAATTCATGGAATTTCTGAAAAAAATGTAATTATATGCACAAATAATAAAATAGAAAAATATTTATTTAAAGGTGTTTATGAAGATTATAATCCTATATTTTTTAAATATTTTATTATAAAAGGAAAGTTTTGTAGTGAAAAAAAAAGTTATTTATGTAATGATAATATTCTTTTATCCAAAAAAATATCTTCATTATTAGGATTAAATATAGGATCTTATATAAAAATTTATTTTTTTTATCCTAAAAATGGATCACTTATTTCTAAAAAATTTAAAGTTTCTGGAATATATGAAACTGGTTTTCCTACATTTGATAATATATATATTATTGGAAATATAAAATCTATTCAACATATTTTTGGTTGGAAGGAATTTTTTTCTGAAAAAATTGAAATTTTTTTATCTTCTTTATCTTATTTTAATTTAAAAATAATAGAAAAAAAAATTAAAAAATTTTTTCCTAATTTTTTTGTTAAAAAAATTGAAAATAGATATAATAATAAATATTTTAAATGGTTAAAAATTTTTAATATAAATATTTTTATTATTATTATTATTATATTTTTTGCTTTAATTGTAAATATAATCGCATTTATTTTAATTCTTATTTTAGAAAGAATCAAAACTATTGGTATTTTAAAAATATTAGGAGCTAAAAATAAGGTTATATATAAAATATTTTTTTTTTATGTTATAAAAATATTTATTCCTTCATTACTTATAGGAAATAGTATTAGTATAGGATTATTAATAATACAAAAAAAATTTCATATTATATCATTAAATAAAATACATTATTTTATAGATTTTGTTCCAATTTATTTTCAAATTTGGTATATTTTAATTATTAATTTAGTAATTATTTTTATTTGTTTTTTAACAATATTTTTTTCTGTTTTATTTGTTTTTAATAAAATGGAAACTTTAGAAGTTATAAATTTTGAATAA